Proteins from one Blattabacterium cuenoti genomic window:
- a CDS encoding ATP-dependent helicase: protein MSLNSSQKKIIETINGPILVLAGAGSGKTRVITYRIVHMVKNIGINPSNILALTFTKKAAKEMKHRIYNMMDKNHIDDMTLGTFHSIFSLILRKESHLLGYKPNYTIYDQKDSENVIKRILEDVDLDIDRSLTPKKIRKIISEYKNNLYIKNNRDSKYISKIYKFYIQRCLQSGALDFDDILLHTNHLFSNFPNILEKYQNKFKYILIDEYQDTNLSQKTIIKSLSSKYKNLFVVGDDAQSIYAFRGANISNILNFHIDYKNAKVFRLEQNYRSTLHIVQASNNIISFNKNQILKKIWTNNEKGEKVRIYCANSEKEEAQYIASSISSIRKKTKYSYEDFAILYRANVQSNIIEYALKEKNIPYKIYGSISFEKRKEIRDLLAYLKVIINSNDEESLLRILKKRNKNIIRDILDLSKKIKVTIYNIIKDIENYQHLLSINKKTKNKLKKLILVIENIRLKITEKDAFSIAKDVVFLLLEENSKNYRYEHFLSILNNISYYVNEQKKLRNDGDISLSGFLQYFYLEIDENINHDKNDKNKVSLMTIHLSKGLEFPIVFIAGLEENLFPSKSSLNNQFKIEEERRLFYVALTRAQKKAVLTYAKSRFLWGERKKNIPSRFINELDHNFIYVENKNSTYLEKNKLSISTVVNNNSYEERDFKIGVKVFHKNFGSGLIIDLENENKVAIIRFIKSGKKRILLKFALEKLFIYS, encoded by the coding sequence ATGTCTTTGAATAGTTCTCAAAAGAAAATTATAGAAACTATCAATGGTCCTATTCTTGTTCTTGCAGGAGCAGGTTCTGGAAAAACTCGTGTTATTACATATCGTATTGTTCATATGGTTAAAAATATAGGAATTAATCCTTCTAATATTTTAGCTTTAACTTTCACTAAAAAAGCTGCTAAAGAAATGAAGCATAGGATTTATAATATGATGGATAAAAATCATATTGATGATATGACATTGGGTACTTTTCATTCTATATTTTCTCTTATTTTAAGAAAGGAATCTCATTTATTAGGATATAAACCAAATTATACTATTTATGATCAAAAAGATTCAGAAAATGTAATAAAAAGAATACTAGAGGATGTTGATCTCGATATAGATAGATCTTTAACTCCTAAAAAAATAAGAAAAATAATATCTGAATATAAAAATAATTTATATATAAAAAATAATAGAGATTCAAAATATATATCCAAAATATACAAATTTTATATTCAGCGATGCCTTCAATCAGGAGCATTAGATTTTGATGATATTTTACTGCATACTAATCATTTGTTTTCTAATTTCCCAAACATTTTGGAAAAATACCAAAACAAATTTAAATACATATTAATAGACGAATATCAGGATACTAATTTATCTCAAAAAACAATTATAAAAAGTTTATCTTCTAAATATAAGAATCTTTTCGTGGTAGGAGATGATGCTCAAAGTATTTATGCTTTTCGAGGTGCAAATATTTCTAATATTTTAAATTTTCATATTGATTATAAAAATGCTAAAGTATTTCGTCTTGAGCAAAATTATCGTTCTACTCTTCACATCGTTCAAGCGTCCAATAATATTATTTCTTTTAACAAAAATCAAATTTTAAAAAAAATATGGACTAACAATGAAAAAGGAGAAAAAGTTAGAATATATTGCGCAAATTCAGAAAAAGAAGAAGCACAATATATTGCTTCTTCCATTTCTTCAATAAGAAAGAAAACAAAATATTCTTATGAAGATTTTGCTATTCTTTACAGAGCAAACGTTCAATCAAACATTATCGAATATGCACTGAAAGAAAAAAATATACCTTACAAAATATATGGATCCATTTCATTTGAAAAGAGAAAAGAAATTAGAGATTTATTAGCTTATTTAAAAGTTATTATTAATTCGAATGATGAAGAATCTTTATTACGTATTCTTAAAAAAAGAAATAAAAATATAATAAGAGATATATTAGATTTATCTAAAAAAATAAAAGTTACAATTTACAATATAATCAAAGACATAGAGAATTATCAACATTTGTTGAGTATAAATAAAAAAACAAAAAATAAACTTAAAAAATTAATTCTTGTAATAGAAAATATCCGTTTAAAAATAACAGAAAAAGATGCATTTTCAATAGCAAAAGATGTAGTATTTCTACTGTTGGAAGAAAATTCTAAAAATTACAGATATGAACATTTTTTGTCTATACTTAATAATATATCTTATTACGTTAACGAACAAAAAAAATTGAGAAATGATGGAGATATTAGTTTATCTGGATTTTTGCAATACTTTTATTTGGAAATTGATGAAAATATAAATCATGATAAAAATGATAAAAATAAAGTTTCATTGATGACAATTCATTTATCTAAAGGATTAGAATTTCCTATTGTTTTTATTGCAGGATTAGAAGAAAATTTGTTTCCTTCCAAATCTAGTTTAAATAATCAATTTAAAATAGAAGAAGAACGTCGTTTGTTCTACGTTGCATTAACTAGAGCTCAAAAAAAAGCTGTATTAACTTATGCAAAATCCAGATTTTTATGGGGAGAAAGAAAAAAGAACATTCCAAGTCGTTTTATTAATGAATTAGACCATAATTTTATTTATGTAGAAAATAAAAATTCTACATATTTAGAAAAAAATAAACTAAGTATTAGTACTGTAGTAAATAATAACTCTTATGAAGAGAGAGATTTTAAAATAGGAGTAAAAGTTTTTCATAAAAATTTTGGAAGTGGACTCATTATAGATTTAGAGAATGAAAATAAAGTGGCTATAATTCGATTTATAAAATCAGGAAAAAAAAGAATACTACTCAAATTTGCATTAGAGAAGCTTTTTATTTATTCATAG
- a CDS encoding cation diffusion facilitator family transporter, producing MDDLKKIRINLFLQKIICFVAVIFFFIKLIIWRITSSLSIFSDAMESLINIISGFMGLCSLYISSLPKDQNHPYGHGKIEFVSTAIEGILIFIVGITIVINTLIRVKDHMHGFFLSRLDYGVVLMSFTAIINYLLGFLACKIGHKNGALTLVASGKHLKIDTYSTFGIIVGLILLNITKCIWIDPIISIIFSSVILYTGSKLLRNAAAGIMDESDKKLVKKLSLCLNEKRDIHWIDLHHLKIIKYGSALHVDCHLTVPWFFNIKEANQEVKKLTQLTKNEFGSKVELSVHVEACTDNHCMFCSNHSCQVRENFFQKKILWTLDKISK from the coding sequence ATGGATGATTTAAAGAAAATTAGAATAAATCTTTTCCTGCAGAAAATTATTTGTTTTGTGGCTGTTATTTTCTTTTTTATTAAATTAATCATTTGGCGTATAACTTCTTCGCTTTCCATATTTAGCGACGCAATGGAAAGTTTAATCAATATAATAAGTGGATTTATGGGATTATGTAGTCTTTATATATCCTCTTTACCTAAAGATCAAAATCATCCATATGGTCATGGTAAAATAGAATTCGTATCAACGGCAATAGAAGGGATTTTAATTTTTATTGTAGGAATAACTATTGTTATAAACACTTTGATACGTGTTAAAGATCATATGCATGGATTTTTTTTATCGAGATTAGATTATGGAGTAGTTTTAATGTCTTTTACTGCTATTATTAACTATTTATTAGGTTTTTTAGCTTGTAAAATAGGGCATAAAAATGGAGCCTTAACATTAGTAGCCAGCGGGAAACATCTTAAAATTGATACCTATTCCACTTTTGGAATTATTGTAGGATTAATTTTATTAAATATTACGAAATGTATATGGATAGATCCTATTATTTCTATTATTTTTTCATCAGTAATTTTATATACTGGATCAAAATTATTAAGAAATGCTGCTGCAGGAATTATGGATGAATCTGATAAAAAACTTGTGAAAAAGTTGTCTTTATGTCTCAACGAAAAAAGAGATATTCATTGGATAGATCTTCATCATTTAAAAATTATTAAATACGGTAGCGCTTTGCATGTTGATTGTCATTTGACTGTTCCATGGTTTTTCAATATAAAAGAGGCAAATCAAGAAGTCAAGAAATTAACTCAATTAACTAAAAATGAATTTGGATCTAAAGTTGAATTATCTGTTCATGTTGAAGCTTGTACTGATAATCATTGCATGTTTTGTTCGAATCATTCATGTCAAGTAAGAGAAAATTTTTTTCAAAAAAAAATTCTTTGGACTTTAGATAAAATATCTAAATAA
- a CDS encoding DUF4290 domain-containing protein — translation MEYNTNRFKLIIPEYGRNIHKMIDYAMKIKNREKRNRCAWSILKLMTDSTRTRFNKSIPYFQHKLWNQLLIMSNYQLDIDHPFLKKNPEKTKIISYKKAVYPEYLTDFRYYGKIIRNMIHAVIDCKNRQKKEGLFYAIANTMKKNYLRWNKNMVEDDIIFKDLKELSKGKICLINTDPLLQCSHILRSKRKKTFKKQKVI, via the coding sequence ATGGAATATAATACTAATCGTTTCAAATTGATTATCCCAGAATATGGCAGAAACATTCATAAAATGATAGATTATGCAATGAAAATAAAAAATAGGGAAAAAAGAAATCGTTGTGCATGGAGTATTCTAAAACTAATGACAGATTCTACTCGTACTAGATTCAATAAATCGATTCCTTATTTTCAACATAAATTATGGAATCAATTATTAATTATGTCCAATTACCAATTGGATATAGATCATCCTTTTCTTAAAAAAAACCCAGAAAAAACAAAAATTATATCTTATAAAAAAGCAGTATATCCTGAATATTTAACTGATTTTAGGTACTATGGAAAAATAATTAGGAACATGATACATGCAGTAATAGATTGTAAAAATAGACAAAAAAAAGAAGGATTATTTTATGCAATAGCCAATACAATGAAGAAAAATTATTTAAGATGGAATAAAAATATGGTAGAAGATGATATAATTTTTAAAGATTTAAAAGAACTTTCAAAAGGAAAAATATGTTTAATAAATACAGATCCACTGTTGCAGTGTTCTCATATTTTGAGATCTAAAAGAAAAAAAACATTCAAAAAACAAAAAGTTATATAA
- the murA gene encoding UDP-N-acetylglucosamine 1-carboxyvinyltransferase → MGTFEIKGGIPLKGEVEPQGAKNESLQVLCSVLLTPDELRIKNVPEIGDIKCLMQILKDLGVSIKKNDVGDYTFQAKNINIEYLNTEKFREYGKSIRGSIMIAGPLLARFGKVYIPIPGGDRIGRRRLDPHLIGFKSLGIHICYNHEYKYFHLHTNNKKLTGSYILMEEASVTGTANIIMAATLAKGKTTIYNAACEPYIQQLCKLLKKMGAKIIGIGSNLIHIIGVKELGGFCTHTILPDMVEIGSWIGLAAITCSEIRIKNVSWKNLGIIPNTFQKMGIKLEKDKDDIYIPSQKSYQIKKLLLNNAILTISDSPWPGLTPDLLSILTVVATQAKGSVLIHQKMFESRLFFVDELIEMGAQIILCDPHRATVIGLNHKYHLKGAILNSPDIRAGISLLIAALSAKGTSIIKNIEQIDRGYENIDQRLRVLGAHILRIE, encoded by the coding sequence ATGGGAACTTTTGAAATAAAAGGAGGAATCCCTTTAAAAGGAGAAGTAGAGCCACAAGGAGCTAAAAATGAATCATTACAGGTTTTGTGTTCTGTATTACTAACTCCGGATGAGTTAAGAATAAAAAATGTTCCAGAAATAGGAGATATCAAGTGTTTAATGCAAATTCTTAAAGATTTAGGAGTATCAATAAAAAAAAATGATGTTGGAGATTATACTTTCCAAGCCAAGAATATCAATATTGAATATCTAAATACAGAAAAATTTCGTGAATATGGAAAATCAATTAGAGGTTCTATTATGATAGCAGGACCTTTACTTGCTAGATTTGGTAAAGTTTATATTCCTATTCCTGGAGGAGATAGAATAGGAAGAAGACGTTTAGATCCTCATTTAATAGGATTCAAATCATTAGGAATCCATATATGTTATAACCATGAATACAAATATTTTCACTTACATACAAATAATAAAAAATTAACAGGAAGTTATATTTTGATGGAAGAAGCATCTGTAACTGGTACAGCTAATATTATAATGGCTGCAACTTTAGCAAAAGGAAAAACTACTATTTATAATGCGGCTTGCGAACCCTATATTCAACAACTATGCAAATTGTTAAAAAAAATGGGGGCTAAAATCATAGGAATAGGATCTAACTTGATTCATATAATAGGAGTAAAAGAACTAGGAGGATTCTGTACCCATACAATATTACCCGATATGGTAGAAATAGGAAGTTGGATAGGGCTGGCTGCTATTACTTGTTCTGAAATACGGATTAAAAATGTTAGCTGGAAAAATTTAGGAATTATTCCAAACACATTCCAAAAAATGGGTATAAAATTAGAAAAAGACAAAGATGATATTTACATACCATCCCAAAAATCTTATCAGATAAAAAAATTATTATTAAATAATGCAATATTAACAATATCTGATTCTCCATGGCCTGGACTAACTCCAGATTTATTAAGTATTTTGACAGTGGTAGCGACTCAAGCTAAAGGAAGTGTTTTAATTCATCAGAAAATGTTTGAAAGCAGACTATTTTTCGTAGATGAACTTATTGAAATGGGAGCCCAAATTATATTATGTGATCCTCATAGAGCAACTGTTATTGGATTAAATCATAAATATCATTTAAAAGGGGCTATATTAAACTCTCCAGATATAAGAGCTGGAATATCTCTTTTAATAGCTGCTCTTTCTGCTAAAGGAACTAGTATCATTAAAAATATAGAACAAATAGATAGAGGGTACGAAAATATAGATCAAAGATTACGAGTTCTAGGAGCACATATTTTAAGGATAGAATAA
- the greA gene encoding transcription elongation factor GreA has product MEKFEYITKEGLKKLQKEIERLENIERPKISMQIAEARDKGDLSENAEYDAIKEAQGFLEMNIAKLKKKLYNTRVIDGSQINRTRVSILSTVKVKNLTYGGEQIYTLVPEGEADLKSGKISINTPISTGLLGKQVGQIAHIKLPNNMILDYEILEIAFSE; this is encoded by the coding sequence ATGGAAAAATTTGAATATATAACTAAAGAAGGATTAAAAAAATTGCAAAAAGAAATAGAAAGACTAGAAAATATAGAACGACCAAAAATATCTATGCAAATTGCAGAAGCAAGAGATAAAGGAGATCTTTCAGAAAATGCAGAATATGACGCAATAAAAGAAGCACAAGGATTTTTGGAAATGAATATAGCTAAATTAAAAAAAAAATTATACAATACACGTGTTATAGATGGTTCACAAATAAATAGAACCAGAGTATCTATTCTTTCTACAGTAAAAGTAAAAAATTTGACTTATGGAGGAGAACAAATATATACTTTAGTTCCAGAAGGAGAAGCAGATTTAAAGTCAGGAAAAATATCCATTAATACACCAATATCCACAGGGTTACTTGGAAAACAAGTAGGGCAAATTGCTCATATTAAATTGCCTAATAACATGATACTGGATTATGAAATTTTAGAAATAGCATTTAGTGAATAA
- a CDS encoding HIT family protein, which yields MNNNNIFQKIIKNEISSYKVAEDTYHLAFLDIYPIKIGHTLVIPKKSNGDKIFSLPEKEFMSIMFFTRKVAIGIEKIIPCNRVGIFVLGFEIPHVHIHLIPMDQESDGNFSKKRIILSKKKFQILSEKIRKSIKI from the coding sequence GTGAATAATAATAACATTTTTCAGAAAATAATTAAGAATGAAATTTCTTCTTACAAAGTAGCAGAGGATACTTATCACTTAGCTTTTTTAGATATTTATCCTATTAAAATAGGACATACTTTAGTTATCCCCAAAAAAAGTAATGGGGATAAAATTTTTTCTCTTCCTGAAAAAGAATTTATGTCTATTATGTTTTTTACTAGAAAAGTAGCTATTGGAATAGAAAAAATTATTCCTTGTAACCGTGTTGGTATATTTGTTCTAGGATTCGAAATTCCTCATGTACATATTCACTTGATTCCTATGGATCAAGAAAGCGATGGTAATTTTTCAAAAAAGAGAATAATTTTATCTAAAAAGAAATTTCAAATATTATCTGAAAAAATAAGAAAATCTATTAAAATATAG
- a CDS encoding type III pantothenate kinase — protein sequence MINEEKNVLLTINIGNSSLRFGLFNNNNYNLKCNCSWIINTNPHRSLDEYILLFRNIYQQYGILSQLIKNIVIGSVVPSLTNIVEQSLYEIHKIKPIIVDRYSSSPIKHYSHQLGTDLYANAIAAYTLYNNINNILVVDFGTALSLTCINKYGILQGIIIAPGVNSSLTALIGNTAQLSQIELKKPPSILGQYTETCIQSGIIYGYLSMVEGLINRVNEELKTSCFVIATGGLSHIYAPLTKEIHIKDKLHTIKGLKILFHWNY from the coding sequence ATGATAAATGAAGAAAAAAACGTTTTATTAACAATAAATATTGGAAACTCTAGTCTTCGTTTTGGATTATTTAATAATAATAATTATAATTTAAAATGTAATTGTTCATGGATTATTAATACTAATCCACATAGGTCATTAGATGAATATATTTTATTATTTAGGAATATATATCAACAATATGGTATTTTATCTCAATTGATAAAAAATATTGTAATTGGATCAGTAGTCCCTTCACTTACAAATATTGTAGAACAATCTTTATATGAAATCCATAAAATTAAACCCATAATAGTAGATAGATATTCATCCTCTCCTATAAAACACTATTCTCATCAATTAGGAACAGATTTATATGCCAATGCTATAGCTGCATATACGCTATATAATAATATAAATAATATTTTAGTAGTAGATTTTGGAACTGCATTAAGTTTGACTTGTATTAATAAATATGGGATACTTCAAGGTATTATTATTGCTCCTGGAGTAAATAGTTCTTTAACAGCATTAATTGGAAATACTGCCCAATTATCACAAATAGAATTAAAAAAACCTCCTAGTATATTAGGTCAGTATACAGAAACATGTATTCAAAGTGGAATTATTTATGGATATTTAAGCATGGTGGAAGGATTAATTAATAGAGTGAATGAAGAATTGAAAACAAGTTGTTTTGTAATAGCAACAGGAGGTCTTTCCCATATATATGCACCTTTAACAAAAGAAATTCATATTAAAGATAAATTACATACGATAAAAGGTTTAAAAATTTTATTTCATTGGAACTATTGA
- a CDS encoding alpha/beta fold hydrolase has protein sequence MLIDNIYKKINYKIEGEGNSIVLLHGFMESLEVWKEIYSDLSKKYKILSIDFPGHGKSNSILNYDTIFSMERASKIVKTIIKKEKIQKAFFVGHSMGGYIALALLEKHPEFFLGLCLLHSTAESDSNKKKKIRMQSIKMAINNYSMLVDTSINTLFDPKKLSFLQKEVFFVKKIALSTSVNSVISFLKGMSIRKDRRFLLKKTKFPKLYIIGLYDLVIDPKKIREEVKNGNKTYFIEITTGHMGHIENPKKITKILENFMDDVILKNLCI, from the coding sequence ATGCTTATCGATAATATCTACAAAAAAATAAATTATAAAATAGAAGGGGAAGGAAATTCAATTGTTCTATTACATGGATTCATGGAAAGTTTAGAAGTATGGAAAGAGATATATTCCGATCTTTCTAAGAAATATAAAATTTTATCAATTGATTTTCCAGGTCATGGTAAAAGTAATTCTATATTAAATTATGATACCATTTTTAGTATGGAAAGAGCATCGAAAATCGTTAAAACAATTATAAAAAAAGAAAAAATACAAAAAGCATTTTTTGTTGGTCATTCTATGGGAGGCTATATTGCTTTAGCTCTATTAGAAAAACATCCAGAATTTTTTTTAGGATTATGTTTACTTCATTCTACGGCAGAATCAGATTCTAATAAAAAAAAAAAAATACGTATGCAATCTATAAAAATGGCAATAAATAATTATTCTATGCTAGTAGATACTAGTATAAATACATTGTTTGATCCTAAAAAATTATCTTTTTTGCAAAAAGAAGTTTTTTTCGTAAAAAAAATAGCATTATCTACTTCTGTCAATAGTGTCATATCGTTTCTAAAAGGAATGTCTATAAGAAAAGATAGAAGATTTTTACTAAAAAAAACTAAATTCCCTAAACTTTATATAATTGGTTTATATGATTTAGTAATTGATCCCAAAAAAATTCGTGAAGAAGTTAAAAATGGTAATAAAACTTATTTTATTGAAATAACTACAGGACATATGGGACATATAGAAAATCCTAAGAAAATAACAAAAATATTAGAAAATTTTATGGATGATGTTATTCTAAAAAATCTTTGTATTTGA
- a CDS encoding 5-formyltetrahydrofolate cyclo-ligase — protein MNKKELRKKYFYYRQSLSKKEVLYNSYKIFSCLKKIFFIWEKKYYHVFLPIRKYKEVDTFFIVNFLLRKGKYVTIPYSNFHNCSIENCFFDQNTFLKKNSYGIFEPIPTQKYVVSPSFIEVIFIPLLIFDLEGYRIGYGKGFYDRFIDLCKKNVMKIGLSFFYPINKIIDIHKNDLSIDIGITPYHIFYFK, from the coding sequence ATGAATAAAAAAGAATTACGTAAAAAATATTTTTATTATAGACAGTCTTTGTCTAAAAAAGAAGTATTGTACAATAGTTACAAAATTTTTTCTTGTCTGAAAAAAATATTTTTTATATGGGAAAAAAAATATTATCATGTTTTCTTACCAATACGAAAATATAAAGAAGTTGATACATTTTTCATTGTGAATTTTTTATTAAGGAAAGGAAAATATGTAACTATCCCCTATTCTAATTTTCATAATTGTTCCATAGAAAATTGCTTTTTTGATCAAAATACTTTTCTGAAAAAAAACAGTTATGGAATTTTTGAACCTATTCCTACACAAAAATATGTAGTTTCACCTTCTTTTATTGAAGTAATATTTATTCCATTATTGATATTTGATTTAGAAGGTTATCGAATAGGTTATGGAAAAGGTTTTTATGATAGATTTATTGATTTATGTAAAAAAAATGTTATGAAAATAGGGTTAAGTTTTTTTTATCCTATAAATAAGATTATAGACATTCATAAAAATGATTTATCAATAGATATAGGTATAACTCCATATCATATTTTTTATTTTAAATAA
- the rseP gene encoding RIP metalloprotease RseP has protein sequence MISIFVRSVQLLLSISILVVIHELGHFIFAQIFKVRVEKFFLFFDPWFSLFKKKIGDTIYGIGWLPLGGYVKISGMMKNENNVSSKEKNKKDWDFCSKSAIKRLLIISGGIISNILLSIFIFSCLLFKHGETFLPNKNVKYGIEVDSLGERIGLKNGDKILFINNKRIPYFNDVPKAIIFGNTVTVDRMGKIIKLSINNNKKKFLFDRKEISFFIKPRIPPIINYIEKNSAAEKYGLKSNDEILAINSEFILFSDQLKDLLSKYGNENITISINRNGKFLQKEIFLNPKGILGISLKNFMDLDRIFSFKKMNYSFLESILHGSMKSLDVLKNQISFFKNVFHIETKAYKQIGSFFSMAKEFPSKWNWDIFWTLTATLSIWLAFLNLFPIPSLDGGYILFILIEMITKKKVNEEIIERSTVFGFIIISLIMILIIIWDMFKVFI, from the coding sequence ATGATATCCATTTTTGTTAGATCTGTACAATTGCTTCTTAGCATTTCTATATTAGTTGTAATTCATGAATTAGGACATTTCATTTTTGCTCAAATATTTAAAGTAAGAGTTGAAAAATTTTTTTTATTTTTTGATCCTTGGTTTTCTCTTTTTAAAAAGAAGATAGGAGACACTATTTATGGAATTGGATGGTTGCCTTTAGGAGGATACGTAAAAATATCTGGAATGATGAAAAATGAAAACAATGTTTCTTCAAAAGAGAAGAACAAAAAAGATTGGGATTTTTGTTCAAAATCGGCGATAAAAAGACTATTAATTATTTCTGGAGGTATTATTTCCAATATATTATTATCTATTTTTATTTTTTCCTGTTTATTATTTAAACATGGAGAAACATTTCTTCCCAATAAAAATGTTAAATATGGAATAGAAGTTGATTCTTTAGGAGAAAGAATAGGATTAAAAAATGGAGACAAAATTTTATTTATAAATAATAAACGAATCCCATATTTCAATGATGTTCCTAAAGCAATTATCTTCGGGAATACTGTGACAGTAGATCGTATGGGAAAGATTATAAAATTATCAATAAATAATAATAAAAAAAAATTTCTTTTTGATAGAAAAGAAATCAGTTTTTTCATTAAGCCTCGTATACCTCCTATTATAAATTATATAGAAAAAAATTCAGCAGCAGAAAAATATGGTTTAAAAAGTAATGATGAAATATTAGCTATTAATTCTGAATTCATTCTTTTTTCTGATCAGCTAAAGGATTTATTATCAAAATATGGAAATGAAAATATAACAATATCAATTAACAGAAATGGAAAATTTCTTCAAAAAGAAATTTTTTTAAATCCAAAAGGGATATTGGGAATATCACTAAAAAATTTTATGGATTTGGATAGAATTTTTTCGTTTAAAAAAATGAATTATTCTTTTCTGGAAAGTATTCTTCACGGAAGTATGAAATCTTTAGATGTTTTAAAAAATCAAATATCTTTTTTTAAAAATGTTTTTCATATAGAAACTAAGGCATATAAACAAATAGGAAGTTTTTTTTCTATGGCTAAAGAATTTCCCTCTAAATGGAATTGGGATATTTTTTGGACTTTAACTGCTACTTTATCCATTTGGTTAGCTTTTTTAAATTTATTCCCTATTCCATCATTAGATGGAGGTTATATATTATTCATTTTAATAGAAATGATAACAAAAAAGAAAGTTAATGAAGAAATTATTGAACGTTCTACTGTTTTTGGATTTATAATAATTAGTTTAATTATGATTCTTATTATTATTTGGGATATGTTCAAAGTATTTATTTAA
- a CDS encoding FeoA family protein, producing MNLSNLKKGEKGIIKGYKYNNENFPIKLLELGILPGVEFEILFVSIFYDPLCISYNQSCLALRKEEADNIIIEPLKKCKKCKEE from the coding sequence TTGAATTTATCGAATCTTAAAAAAGGAGAAAAAGGAATTATAAAGGGATATAAATATAACAACGAAAATTTTCCCATAAAATTATTAGAACTAGGTATTTTACCTGGGGTAGAATTTGAAATACTTTTTGTTTCTATTTTTTATGATCCACTATGCATAAGTTATAATCAATCTTGTTTGGCTTTACGTAAAGAAGAAGCAGATAATATCATAATAGAACCCTTAAAAAAATGTAAAAAATGCAAAGAAGAGTAA